Proteins encoded within one genomic window of Camelina sativa cultivar DH55 chromosome 19, Cs, whole genome shotgun sequence:
- the LOC104764261 gene encoding uncharacterized protein LOC104764261: MGGNKRSQSTKRFSLFSFFKSRRSHNRVEVDASWDDVVYTRKAMASDEDKRHWVAEPGIDRKASAFIAKFHATRVSESERQTVSPYRSDKA, encoded by the coding sequence ATGGGAGGAAACAAGAGATCACAAAGCACCAAGAGGttctctctcttcagcttcttcaaATCACGAAGATCTCACAACAGAGTGGAAGTGGACGCTTCTTGGGACGACGTCGTTTACACTCGCAAAGCAATGGCTAGTGATGAAGACAAACGTCATTGGGTCGCTGAACCAGGTATCGACCGTAAAGCTTCTGCCTTCATCGCCAAGTTTCATGCCACTCGTGTCTCTGAGTCCGAGCGTCAGACAGTCTCTCCTTACCGATCCGACAAGGCATGA